From the Chloroflexus aurantiacus J-10-fl genome, one window contains:
- a CDS encoding DoxX family membrane protein — translation MLPKTPVNERGEVQFPDPPFVQALFSSTKFAWLFLIIRLFLGYSWLTSGWGKLNNPAWMESGAAILGFWKNAVVIPETGRPPIAYDWYRSFIQFLIDTESHTWFAKLIVYGEILVGIGLIVGGLVGFSAFFGALMNFNFMLAGTASTNPVMFTLAIILMLGWKVAGYYGLDYYLLPLLGTPWGRNKPAQASPASA, via the coding sequence ATGCTACCCAAAACCCCGGTTAACGAGCGCGGTGAAGTACAATTTCCCGATCCACCGTTCGTGCAAGCGCTCTTCAGCAGTACGAAGTTCGCGTGGTTGTTCCTGATCATTCGGCTCTTCTTAGGCTATTCGTGGTTGACATCCGGTTGGGGTAAGTTGAACAATCCTGCCTGGATGGAAAGTGGCGCGGCTATTCTGGGTTTCTGGAAGAATGCAGTCGTTATTCCCGAAACCGGTCGCCCGCCAATCGCTTATGACTGGTATCGCTCGTTTATTCAGTTTCTGATCGATACCGAATCGCACACCTGGTTTGCGAAACTGATCGTCTACGGTGAGATTCTGGTCGGTATCGGGCTGATCGTCGGTGGTCTGGTCGGCTTCTCGGCCTTCTTCGGCGCACTGATGAACTTCAACTTTATGCTGGCAGGTACGGCCAGTACCAACCCGGTGATGTTCACCCTTGCCATTATTCTGATGCTGGGTTGGAAAGTTGCCGGTTACTACGGCCTTGACTATTACCTGCTCCCACTGTTGGGTACGCCGTGGGGACGCAACAAACCGGCACAGGCCAGTCCGGCGTCTGCGTAA
- a CDS encoding FAD binding domain-containing protein: MIPAPFDYYAPTSLAEALTLLQRHGDDAKILAGGHSLLPAMKLRLASPAVLIDINKVAELRGIKVNGTVEIGAMTTWSAIEHDAALAKACPVMAEAVSLIGDIQVRNRGTIGGSLAHADPAADMPAVVLALDAQIHVEGPNGPRAIAAADFFTDMLSTALEPGEIITSITFNSLGAGEGAAYAKFPHPASRYAIVGAAAYVKMENGQVTACRVAITGAGPKAERQPAVEQALIGTDGSADAIAAAAAHAGEGMDMLGDIHASEEYRRAMCKVYTKRALLKAVERAR, from the coding sequence ATGATTCCAGCCCCATTTGATTACTATGCGCCAACCAGTCTGGCTGAGGCGCTGACCCTGTTACAGCGCCATGGTGATGACGCGAAGATTCTGGCCGGTGGTCACTCGCTGCTGCCGGCAATGAAGCTACGTCTGGCATCACCGGCTGTCCTGATCGATATCAACAAGGTTGCCGAGTTGCGTGGCATCAAAGTCAACGGTACCGTCGAGATCGGTGCCATGACCACCTGGAGCGCGATTGAACACGATGCAGCGCTGGCGAAAGCATGCCCGGTGATGGCCGAAGCGGTCAGCCTGATCGGCGATATTCAGGTACGCAACCGGGGCACGATTGGCGGATCGCTGGCCCATGCCGACCCGGCTGCTGATATGCCGGCGGTGGTGCTGGCGCTCGATGCCCAGATTCACGTCGAAGGCCCGAACGGCCCTCGCGCAATCGCGGCTGCCGATTTCTTCACCGATATGCTGAGCACGGCGCTGGAGCCGGGTGAGATTATCACCTCAATTACCTTCAATAGCCTTGGCGCCGGTGAAGGGGCTGCCTATGCGAAATTCCCCCACCCGGCCAGCCGCTACGCGATTGTCGGTGCAGCCGCCTACGTCAAGATGGAGAATGGCCAGGTAACCGCCTGCCGGGTTGCTATTACCGGGGCCGGCCCCAAAGCCGAGCGTCAGCCGGCAGTCGAGCAGGCCCTGATTGGTACCGATGGCAGTGCTGATGCCATTGCCGCTGCTGCTGCGCACGCCGGCGAAGGAATGGACATGCTCGGAGATATTCACGCCAGTGAAGAGTACCGCCGGGCAATGTGCAAGGTGTATACGAAGCGAGCATTGCTGAAGGCGGTTGAGCGGGCGCGGTGA